TTGACAATGATGTCATCGAGGAAGCTCATAGAAGTTTGCCCATGCTTGCCATTTGACCTAAAATGATGCAGTTTGCAGTTCGCCTTTTGTAGCCACGATGACCATTAGGAACCTAACAGTAGTTCTGGTATTCGCAATCTTATGCTTCGTTGCTTATTTGTGATTTTCTGTTGCAGAGTGTGATGGTACAGGTGAGCCGAACGTGGAGCCACAGGTACGAAAACTTTTCACATACACACgtccttcatatttttttattactattttccgTTTCAACATCCTTACAATCAAGATCTATGCTGCAGTTTTTGGAATGGGTTGATGAAGGAGCAAATTGTCCTTACTGTGAAGGCCAAGGGTATACAATATGTGATGTGTGTGAGGGAAAAACAACAATTTAGGTACAGCGGATACTTTTTTGACATCTGTATACAAGCTGgtcttaatattaaatacaGCAAGAGCCTTGTATTATAGATCCAGGATACATCATCCATAATCCACATCATCAAATTCTTTATGCAAGCAGCTGTTGCAGCCTACCTTCATGAACGCATTCGTCCACCACTGAAAGGTAACATCTAAGTacttaggttaaaaaaaattaataataatttccaTATACGCATCTGAACTGCCAGGCATGCAATATCATGACGTGAACTTTTATTGGGTTGAAAAGTCATAGCCTCACCCTAATTGCCTCTATTTCTTGCACTTGCTAACAGGAAATAGTTTCCGATGACCACGAGAAAGCTTAATTCAAGCAATATatcatttttggattttctttttctgctgATTTTTTTTACGGATTTGTTGTCTTTGGTTTGCCACCAGCAGTAACGCGTCTAGTCACTGAACGCATGGTCACAAATTCCTCAGCAGCAGAAGGGTGTATTCCCACCTGTGGGAAACAAACGAAAAAACCTCCTCagtaacacaataaaaaatgaggGAACGGCCAGTGATTGTTTGCCACGTCACCAGCTGAACACATGCTTACCGTAAAGAACtttatacatgaaaataaaaatctagaaGTATAAAGATCATCTTTATACTTTGTACTTACAGTACTGTCAAATTGTTGCTTTGTTGCTCCACACTTCAGCGCAACAGCAATACCCTGAGAAGATGATAACCAAGAAACAATGATCAGAACAAGCTTGAATAACAAAAAGTACACGGGGGGCAGAAAACTTAAGGATGGGTATGGCCAACGAATCAGAAAATACACGCACCTGCATGATTTCAGGTGCATCTGGCCCAAACATGGAAGCTCCAAGAACCTTATCTGTCTCAGCATCAACAACAAGCTTCATTACCGTCTTCTCTTGTCGTCTAGAAACAAAGATAAGAACATGCGTATTAAACTGAAAAGCTGCTCACAGATGTTTTAAGCACCGCACCAAAAGCCTGGGGATGCATAAGACACAGATCCCGCCTCACCAAATTAGAGTAAAACGAGGCAGGTGCTCAAATACTACCCCACTGATCAGCGAGAACATCCCAATCCATATATTCCCAAGGCTTTGATGATTTTATCATGTCCTTCATCTTTGTTCATAAACATAACTCAATCCTAAAAAACTCCTTTCCAGACCAGGGAAATTCAGTTTAAAAGCAACAGTAAAATTTGGTTTCATGACAAAAGAATCACTATTATCAAAAAGTAAGTGGGGATGTTCAAAGTCTATCTGATTTAGGGGATTTAAGTTATAGGCGCAGCAAATGTCCAAGACCTCTTGAGAGATATTCTCTACCCGGCCAGTTTAAGTTTACAAATGTTGTGTTTTGACCtattatttatttgtcattttgtTAGAGATGTTCTCAAGAATTCCATAATGCTATATGTTTGTTTGTAATAACACAGACCTATTTAGCAAATGAGATTTCAAATTTCAGCACATACCCAGAGATAGTATTCTTCATAGGGTTGAAAGTCGAAGTGAAAACCAATACATCACCGTTTGCTTGCTCTAACGCCTGCTCCTCACTGAGGCCCACCACAGAGAGAGGAGGTATGCTGCAGATTACCAAATATCACTAGTTACCAATGAAGAAAGATGAACACATAGATTTTCTATTAAGCTTAAACTTCTACATTTAAGGTGTAAGACTTAGTTGCATTGAAGCAGCAGAATGATGTTACTGTATGTTAATGAGCTAAACTTCTACAATTCAAGGCGCAGGTTAatgagttttgattttaaaatctttcaataacCACTATATTTCACTTCTACAATTCAAGGCGAGGGTTAATGAGTTTCgattttaaaatctttcaataacCACTATATTTCTTATCGATGATGGTATTTTCATTTAACTGAAAAAGCTACTAGCATAATACAAAAATGATATTGTGGAAGAAAATGAACAGTCCAAGCAAATCCAACAGCAGATACCTAAATACAGCACATGGTATGTGATTGTAGTCTGGTTTGGTAGGTTGCCCTGCAAAAACAGTTTTCTGCATGCAACACATCAGAAACAGATCCACtgaaaatcaaatgaattgCAAGACTGCCAAAAAAGCATGGAGgaggagcaaaaaaaaaattgatatgaatATGAAGAAACGAAAAGCAGATCACAAGAAGCACATACTGCAAAGCATGTTCCCTCCATTAAGGCCACAGGAGTCAGATTCATTCGGTTTGTGACATCACCAACAGCCCATATGGTAGGTATGTTGGTGCGAGAGTATTCATCAACCTGATCAAGAAAGTAGAAGGGACCCAGTCATTTTACATGACTTGTAGAAATGTGAACAAGATTTTCAgtgtaaattgaaaatatatttcttttacatggtggataaaaaacagaaaataccatacgaaaagaataataacaacaaaaacacaataataaggAAAATGGTCGAGAAACAAAGCAAATATGGTCTAAACGGCTAGGTCTTTCAAAACAGTCATAACAGAAGATGTTTTCTACATGGTCAGAAACCTAATGAAGGTCATGTGTTTTTAACCTTGCTGGTAATCAATGCCCCTTTGATCAATCAGATGCAACGTGGCATATACATGCACTTCCATAACTAGCCTCTTAGTTCACTTACATGTTTTATAGAACCCCACCCCACAACTCAATTGCAGGGATCTCCAGAGACATCTTCTGACCAGGTTTAGCCTTTTTACTCAAGATTTATGTTCTTCATACACAAATGCATCAATAGACAGAACTCGCCAAAAATTATCCTATATCAGCCAAACATGATGGAGTGTAAGGAAAAATTACTATAGAATAATAATTACACCTATATCAGggatacaataaaattatcccATATCCCACAACCAGCAGCATGTGTGATAAATACCCATCTACAAGGAAGTGAATGCAGAAAACAAAACGACTATAATAACACTGAAATTGGCATCTGCAGTTTGTGCACTAATAACATAACGCTCAATGATTAAAATAATGACAGCTGAAGTTACTGACCTTCACAGCTCCCGCATCATCAAGCTCAACACCCACAGCTTCCAAATTCAATCTCTTCGTATTGGGAACTCTACCTGTAAAAATTGAGAGAGGAATATCAATAACTTCATCGTCATGAATAGTGAACAAATGTTTTTGACAAAACAAACATTGGTGATTATGTTAAccaataataacaaatataagaaaaggcaccttatatttttttattgaggctCCTAAAACCAATGCCTGTTACCTTAAATACCTGTACTTCAATGATTTTCAATTTGGAATGTTCATTCTAACATGGATACTTATTATCATCTTCTATACTTCTATCATTTTAATCACTTCATGAGatacataaattataaattcaaattctcATTCCTGTTCTACAGTGACCCTATTGCATCCTGCTTTAGCAATCCAAAGTCTTGTAACCCTTCATAATATACATCTTCAGTCCCCAAACATTCACATCACCATTTCACCAACATATCAATCCATGGTGTGGCAACACTGCTCTAGAAATGCGGACAAGTTAACCccgaaaaatagtaaaataccaAATACTTCTAGAAAGGATTTAAGTTCAGACAGAACAAACctaccaagtaaaaaaaaatgtaaattgcATTTTTACCCAACGATTACATTCTGGTTCATGCGGCTGCACAGACTGGAAATGGCAGTGCATGCTTTCTATTTACGATACAAGCTTAATAATGGAACTCCTTCACAATGTGTGTGATTTAAACAAGGATTGTTATTACCAGTGGCAAAAAGTACAACATCTGCCAGCAGCTCCTCTTTGTGATCAGTGTAAATTTTTATTCCCTCCTCTGTTTTAGTCAACTGTATTTACAATAAGGTTCACCATAAATAACATAGAACGGTCAAAACATAAACTGGAAAAAAAGGcaacaaattacaaaattcaggaaaaaaaatagcttgaaaCAAAAGCAACACATGCCATGATGACACCAAATTCTAATAAAAGAGAGAGTACCTCTGTTAAATTTGTTCTTGGATGCAAATTAATTCCCCTGCCTTCTAGATTTCTCGCAACCACAGCCCTCATTTCATCATCAAAACCCCTGCACTAGATAGCTATCAGATATACTGGCAGGAGAAACACAACTGTGGTCTAGATTTCAAAATGCTTGGACCAAAAATGCCACACGACTCCTTAGTGACAATGTGTGACAGATGGCAAATTAAAATTACCACTTTAATAGCATAATACAAAACTGCAGTAACATACTTGAATGTCAATCGCCACTTAAACTATGAAACACCAAAATTTGCTAGATTATAAGTTCCAATCCTAACCAATATAGAAGGGGAAAATGTGAAGGCTGCTGTGGACAAGTTAAAACTCAAACTATTCTGGCCAGGAGTTTTTCAGACCAGGAAGTAATCATcaagaaaacattaaaagagTAACCCCAGGTGATAACATATTCTTTACACAGTTTACTTGCAAACATACATTGTGTGTGCTAATATATGACACCAACTTGGTCgttcagaaaaaaacaaacaataaggCCTTAATCATAACCTTAATGGAAGTTCCTTTCTGAAAAATAGATCCACAGTAGCACCCATGCCACGCCATATTGAAGCAAACTCAACAGCAATGTACctgagcaagaaaaaaaatatttatccaaaatcATGCACATGCTAGAACATATGCAAATAAAACACATAGATAGCAAAGCCTTCTGGAGAGTTTACCCCCCACCAAACACCACTGCACGCTTAGGCAAATCTTCCAAACTCAATGCCTCGTCAGAAGTTATGGCCAGCtcctaaataaacaaaaagtaaCAACAAATAAGGTAAGCATGCaagaaaaagacaacaaaagaaaaaaagctgaaggataaaacaaaagcaaagacaTCAAAAATGCGATTGAAAGATGAGCACCATGCACCTGAATGGATAAACTACAGGCAGCCTTGAAAATGTAGTGTTTAGAAAACAATTGAACTGAAAAAGCTAACGATGGCTTAAGCAGCACCACAATGGGAACACATGGATTGTTAAACAGAAGTTTACATTGAAACAGTAAACCAAAAACTGAGAAGGAAAAAGTATAAAGTAAAATTCCACAGCCCAACACATGACAATCTCTTggaaaacatatattattttacaaatatacttgatatcaaaataatgaaaCATAATTAAATGTAAGTTTGCTTTACAAAAGATTATGGCAAAGCAAAAGATTTTcattgactaaaaaataaaaagcaatcaaTGCTATCCCATGGTGGCTTGAGAGACTGACGAGTTGAGCGAGAAGAAATTtttgttcaaataaaattatgaaacaaggTTGTAAGATTCATGACCAACTATTATTCAGGCACATGCTACAATCAATAAAGTGCACTGTCACATGCTGATATAATAAATAGCAATTAGTGCACATGCTCATataataaatagcaataatGCTTTCTTTTctagttgaaaaaaaagatgCCATTTAGGAAAGAATTTCAATAAGAAGAATGCTGCCCCATTACATGCATTCATgtcatatttattaattttctattagcAAATCCATGTCATATTGAAGTTGCATCTCAGTGCGACTACAAGTCTACAATAAATCTTATCAAAGAAAATAACGAACacatatttgtaattttcaggCATGCATCTACATGTGGGAACAATACAGAGAAATTTGTAAATATAAACAAGTGTGTTTCTCAATGGTGTTCACTAGTCCAATTTTCCCCAACCAACATACTTCTTTTACACTGCCTGTAAACACCAGCCCAAGTTTATCTGTATGTTCTATATAGCAATCCTTCAATTCAATCATCCAGAGAAACATATAGTCACTACCTTTTACTAGTTTgacaaatcaagataaaaagaaatggcACACATCAAATACGTAGGTTATTCTCTGTCAagtacaattttatttttttaccagatCCGCCTGGTATGCTATTTTAGCAAAAACTACTAGTTATGATCCTTAAAGCTTTAGTAATCAAAAGGAAATTTGAATTCTTATAACATTTTACCCAAGAAGACAGGACAAGAGATAACTTAAAACATTTTACCtata
This genomic interval from Populus alba chromosome 1, ASM523922v2, whole genome shotgun sequence contains the following:
- the LOC118061571 gene encoding glutathione reductase, chloroplastic isoform X1, which encodes MARKMLIDGEVNQTNQVEEEAHFDFDLFVIGAGSGGVRASRFSANYGAKVGICELPFHPISSEVIGGVGGTCVIRGCVPKKILVYGANFGGEIEDARNYGWEVNEKVDFNWKKLLQKKTDEIIRLNGIYKRLLSNAGVKLYEGEGKIVGPNEVEVTQLDGTKLRYSAKHILIATGSRAQRPAIPGQELAITSDEALSLEDLPKRAVVFGGGYIAVEFASIWRGMGATVDLFFRKELPLRGFDDEMRAVVARNLEGRGINLHPRTNLTELTKTEEGIKIYTDHKEELLADVVLFATGRVPNTKRLNLEAVGVELDDAGAVKVDEYSRTNIPTIWAVGDVTNRMNLTPVALMEGTCFAKTVFAGQPTKPDYNHIPCAVFSIPPLSVVGLSEEQALEQANGDVLVFTSTFNPMKNTISGRQEKTVMKLVVDAETDKVLGASMFGPDAPEIMQGIAVALKCGATKQQFDSTVGIHPSAAEEFVTMRSVTRRVTAGGKPKTTNP
- the LOC118061571 gene encoding glutathione reductase, cytosolic isoform X2; this encodes MARKMLIDGEVNQTNQVEEEAHFDFDLFVIGAGSGGVRASRFSANYGAKVGICELPFHPISSEVIGGVGGTCVIRGCVPKKILVYGANFGGEIEDARNYGWEVNEKVDFNWKKLLQKKTDEIIRLNGIYKRLLSNAGVKLYEGEGKIVGPNEVEVTQLDGTKLRYSAKHILIATGSRAQRPAIPGQELAITSDEALSLEDLPKRAVVFGGGYIAVEFASIWRGMGATVDLFFRKELPLRGFDDEMRAVVARNLEGRGINLHPRTNLTELTKTEEGIKIYTDHKEELLADVVLFATGRVPNTKRLNLEAVGVELDDAGAVKVDEYSRTNIPTIWAVGDVTNRMNLTPVALMEGTCFAKTVFAGQPTKPDYNHIPCAVFSIPPLSVVGLSEEQALEQANGDVLVFTSTFNPMKNTISGSFLGLSYVYEQR